The Streptomyces kanamyceticus genome window below encodes:
- a CDS encoding DNA alkylation repair protein, whose amino-acid sequence MSVTVPMPVPRSDLAETVVERLVAAYPAAADPARAARMRAYMKDVAPFLGLTSPVRRELSRAVLAGTPRPDEADCAALALRCWELPEREYAYFAADYLRRHVQRCSSGFLPVARHLVTTRSWWDTVDALAAHVVGALVAADPALRTAMDEWIEDEDLWVARTALLHQLRYKSATDTERLFAYCVRQSGHPDFFVRKAIGWCLREYAKTDPAAVRAFVERERDRLAPLSVREALKNL is encoded by the coding sequence ATGAGCGTCACAGTCCCGATGCCCGTACCGCGAAGCGATCTTGCGGAAACCGTCGTCGAACGGCTCGTCGCGGCCTATCCGGCGGCGGCCGATCCGGCACGGGCCGCGCGGATGCGCGCGTACATGAAGGACGTCGCGCCCTTCCTCGGACTGACCTCGCCGGTGCGCCGCGAGCTGTCCCGCGCCGTGCTCGCGGGGACCCCGCGCCCCGACGAGGCGGACTGCGCGGCGCTCGCCCTGCGCTGCTGGGAGCTGCCCGAGCGCGAGTACGCCTACTTCGCGGCGGACTATCTGCGCCGTCACGTGCAGCGCTGTTCGTCCGGCTTCCTGCCCGTGGCCAGGCACCTCGTGACGACGCGCTCTTGGTGGGACACGGTCGACGCGCTCGCCGCACATGTCGTCGGCGCTCTGGTCGCGGCCGATCCCGCGCTGCGGACGGCCATGGACGAGTGGATCGAGGACGAGGACCTGTGGGTGGCCCGCACCGCCCTCCTCCACCAGCTCCGATACAAGTCGGCGACGGACACCGAGCGCCTCTTCGCCTACTGCGTGCGGCAGTCGGGACACCCCGACTTCTTCGTCCGCAAGGCGATCGGCTGGTGTCTGCGGGAGTACGCCAAGACCGATCCGGCGGCCGTACGCGCCTTCGTCGAGCGGGAGCGGGACCGGCTCGCGCCGCTGTCCGTGCGGGAAGCGTTGAAGAACCTCTGA
- a CDS encoding GNAT family N-acetyltransferase produces the protein MTTDPYVRQARPADAPALARLRWAFKQEDYEYEGDLPSPARPVDQAEQWIRQRLDGGRWLAWVLDIEEEICGHVFLHLVERVPEPYAENTPVGYVTNFYVVPSQRNRGSGTALLEALKLHARSLGMDDLIVWPSERSDPLYRRAGFQPSAELLESIMD, from the coding sequence ATGACCACAGACCCCTACGTACGCCAGGCCCGCCCCGCCGACGCTCCCGCTCTGGCCCGACTGCGCTGGGCCTTCAAGCAAGAGGACTACGAATACGAAGGGGATCTCCCCTCACCGGCTCGACCCGTGGACCAGGCCGAGCAGTGGATCCGGCAGCGGCTCGACGGCGGGCGATGGCTGGCCTGGGTCCTCGACATCGAGGAAGAGATCTGCGGCCACGTCTTCCTCCACCTCGTCGAGCGCGTCCCGGAGCCTTACGCGGAGAACACTCCCGTCGGCTACGTCACGAACTTCTACGTCGTCCCCTCCCAGCGCAACCGAGGGTCCGGGACCGCCCTGCTCGAGGCGCTGAAACTGCACGCCCGGAGCCTGGGCATGGACGACCTCATCGTCTGGCCGTCCGAGCGCAGCGACCCTCTCTACCGACGGGCCGGATTTCAACCTTCGGCCGAGTTGCTGGAAAGCATCATGGACTGA
- a CDS encoding thiolase family protein, with the protein MRDAVIVEAVRTPVGKGKPNGALADVHPVDLLAHTLRALVRRSGIDPALVDDVIGGTVDQVAEQAMNTTRYAVLSAGFPESVPATTVDRQCGSSQQAVHFAAQGVISGAYDMVVACGVESMSRVPMWSNVPAGADPFGPGVAERYPDGLVPQGISAELIAAKWAIGRERMDAFATTSHQRAARAWDAGLFDAETEPIAGLTRDESVRPATTPEVLAGLKPAYYDPAFGERFPQIDWNVTAGNSSPINDGASAVLITTGENAARLGLRPLARLHSFAVTGSDPILMLTGVLPATEKVLRKASLTLDDIDLFEVNEAFASVVLAWLRETGADPEKVNVHGGALALGHPLGASGTRLMTTLVHAMRARGARYALQTMCEAGGLANATILEAL; encoded by the coding sequence ATGCGTGACGCCGTCATCGTCGAAGCCGTACGCACGCCCGTGGGCAAGGGCAAGCCCAACGGCGCCCTCGCCGATGTGCACCCGGTCGACCTCCTCGCCCACACGCTGCGCGCCCTCGTCCGCCGCAGCGGCATCGACCCCGCCCTCGTCGACGACGTGATCGGCGGCACCGTCGACCAGGTCGCCGAGCAGGCCATGAACACCACCCGCTACGCCGTCCTTTCGGCCGGGTTCCCCGAGTCCGTACCCGCGACCACCGTCGACCGGCAGTGCGGCTCCTCGCAGCAGGCCGTGCACTTCGCGGCGCAGGGCGTCATATCGGGCGCGTACGACATGGTGGTGGCCTGCGGGGTGGAGTCGATGAGCCGCGTACCGATGTGGTCGAACGTGCCTGCGGGCGCCGACCCGTTCGGCCCCGGCGTCGCCGAGCGCTATCCGGACGGTCTCGTCCCGCAAGGCATCAGCGCCGAGCTCATCGCCGCCAAGTGGGCCATCGGGCGCGAGCGCATGGACGCCTTCGCGACGACCTCGCACCAGCGGGCCGCGCGCGCCTGGGACGCCGGTCTCTTCGACGCGGAGACCGAGCCGATCGCCGGTCTGACGCGCGACGAGTCCGTCCGCCCCGCCACCACCCCCGAGGTCCTCGCGGGCCTCAAGCCCGCCTACTACGACCCGGCCTTCGGCGAGCGCTTCCCGCAGATCGACTGGAACGTCACCGCGGGCAACAGCAGCCCCATCAACGACGGGGCGTCCGCCGTCCTCATCACCACCGGCGAGAACGCCGCCCGACTCGGCCTGCGCCCGCTCGCCAGGCTGCACAGCTTCGCCGTCACCGGGTCCGACCCGATCCTGATGCTGACCGGCGTCCTGCCCGCCACCGAGAAGGTCCTGCGCAAAGCCTCACTGACCCTCGACGACATCGACCTCTTCGAGGTCAACGAAGCCTTCGCCAGCGTCGTGCTCGCCTGGCTGCGGGAGACCGGCGCGGACCCGGAGAAGGTGAATGTGCACGGTGGTGCCCTCGCGCTCGGCCATCCCCTGGGAGCCAGCGGCACCCGGCTGATGACCACCCTCGTCCACGCCATGCGCGCCCGCGGCGCCCGCTACGCGCTCCAGACCATGTGCGAGGCGGGCGGCCTCGCCAACGCGACGATCCTCGAAGCGCTCTGA
- a CDS encoding DUF4267 domain-containing protein: protein MSLKKINTVLAAAFILFILWFGMEFIVRPETTAPDFGLPSWPSGDGGGFLIVKGIRDVVLALVLGILLLTGHRRALGWALLVEALAAYGDMSTVLAHHGSVATALGVHGLTATAMVVNGLLIMHETRKAEVAAIPARPVPQPA from the coding sequence ATGTCGCTGAAGAAGATCAATACCGTCCTGGCCGCCGCCTTCATCCTCTTCATCCTCTGGTTCGGGATGGAGTTCATCGTGCGCCCGGAGACGACGGCGCCGGACTTCGGCCTGCCCAGCTGGCCGTCCGGCGACGGCGGTGGCTTCCTGATCGTCAAGGGAATCCGCGACGTCGTCCTGGCCCTGGTCCTGGGCATCCTGCTGCTGACGGGCCACCGTCGGGCACTGGGCTGGGCGCTGCTGGTGGAGGCCCTCGCCGCGTACGGCGACATGAGCACCGTGCTGGCCCACCACGGCTCCGTGGCCACCGCCCTCGGCGTCCACGGTCTGACCGCGACAGCGATGGTGGTCAACGGTCTGCTGATCATGCACGAGACCCGCAAGGCCGAGGTCGCGGCCATTCCGGCGAGGCCCGTCCCGCAGCCCGCCTGA
- a CDS encoding NUDIX hydrolase — protein sequence MRPFGIDRDVEVPVPGEGETWAVGAVILNERGEAFAQKRGPDRLLFPDCWDVVGGHVEPGEGLLDALAREIEEETGWQLRRVRRFLGVAVWQGDDGGGVRHEADYVVEVTGDLAHPAIEWSRHSAYAWFGPAELPLLKENRAPGEFLIHDLISRALPRHGTGHGTGRGPSA from the coding sequence ATGAGGCCGTTCGGCATCGACCGCGACGTCGAGGTGCCCGTGCCCGGCGAGGGTGAGACCTGGGCCGTCGGCGCGGTGATCCTCAACGAGCGGGGCGAGGCGTTCGCACAGAAGCGCGGGCCCGACCGCCTCCTCTTCCCCGACTGCTGGGACGTCGTCGGCGGCCACGTCGAACCCGGCGAAGGCCTCCTCGACGCCTTGGCACGCGAGATCGAGGAGGAGACCGGCTGGCAGCTGCGGCGCGTGCGGCGGTTCCTGGGCGTCGCCGTCTGGCAGGGAGACGACGGCGGCGGCGTGCGGCACGAGGCCGACTACGTCGTCGAAGTCACCGGCGATCTGGCCCACCCGGCCATCGAGTGGTCCCGGCACAGCGCGTACGCCTGGTTCGGCCCCGCCGAACTCCCCCTGCTCAAGGAGAACCGCGCACCCGGCGAGTTCCTGATCCACGACCTGATCAGCCGTGCGCTCCCCCGCCACGGGACAGGACACGGGACAGGGCGCGGCCCGTCGGCCTAG
- a CDS encoding nuclear transport factor 2 family protein, which yields MTQRVELAAVMDRLAIDALITEYAVTVDDGDWNAYRRLFAPGGRADYRSAGGIEGAATDVATWMTETLRMFSMRQHLIVNRRLEFGTLDQDIGDTARVRADYVNPMAFVGEGTEGADVADGADGADGAAKGTPAPDFVCGGRYSFGLLRTHSGWRLREVVVAEKWRRITQHPG from the coding sequence ATGACGCAGCGCGTGGAACTCGCCGCAGTAATGGACCGGTTGGCCATCGACGCCCTCATCACCGAATACGCCGTGACCGTCGACGACGGTGACTGGAACGCCTACCGCCGGCTCTTCGCCCCCGGCGGGCGCGCCGACTACCGCTCCGCCGGTGGCATCGAGGGCGCGGCCACCGATGTCGCCACCTGGATGACCGAGACGCTGCGGATGTTCTCGATGCGCCAGCACCTGATCGTGAACCGGAGACTGGAGTTCGGGACGCTCGATCAGGACATCGGGGACACCGCGCGCGTGCGCGCCGACTATGTGAACCCCATGGCGTTCGTGGGAGAAGGGACGGAGGGGGCAGACGTGGCGGACGGGGCAGACGGGGCAGACGGGGCGGCGAAGGGGACCCCCGCGCCGGACTTCGTCTGCGGCGGCCGCTACTCCTTCGGACTGCTCCGTACGCACAGCGGCTGGCGGCTCCGCGAAGTCGTCGTCGCGGAGAAGTGGCGCAGGATCACGCAGCACCCGGGCTAG
- the tuf gene encoding elongation factor Tu, whose protein sequence is MSKTAYVRTKPHLNIGTMGHVDHGKTTLTAAITKVLSERGTGTFVPFERIDRAPEEAQRGITINIAHVEYETDTRHYAHVDMPGHADYVKNMVTGAAQLDGAILVVSALDGIMPQTAEHVLLARQVGVDHIVVALNKADAVDDGEDAELTDLVELEVRDLLSAHGYGGDCVPVVRVSGLKALEGDPRWTASIEALLDAVDTYVPMPERYLDAPFLLPVENTFTITGRGTVVTGAVERGSVKVGDRVEVLGADTETVVTGLETFGKPMDSAQAGDNVALLLRGVPRDAVRRGHIVAAPGSATPSRRFSAQVYVLSAGEGGRSTPVTTGYRPQFYIRTADVVGDVDLGETAVARPGDTVTMTVELGRELPLEPGLGFAIREGGRTVGAGTVTEVFS, encoded by the coding sequence ATGTCCAAGACGGCATACGTGCGCACCAAGCCGCACCTCAACATCGGCACCATGGGCCACGTCGACCACGGCAAGACCACCCTGACCGCCGCCATCACCAAGGTCCTCAGCGAGCGCGGCACCGGCACGTTCGTGCCCTTCGAACGGATCGACCGGGCCCCGGAGGAGGCGCAGCGCGGCATCACCATCAACATCGCGCACGTCGAGTACGAGACCGACACCCGGCACTACGCGCACGTCGACATGCCAGGACACGCCGACTACGTCAAGAACATGGTCACCGGAGCCGCGCAGCTCGACGGGGCGATCCTCGTCGTCTCCGCGCTCGACGGGATCATGCCGCAGACCGCGGAGCACGTGCTGCTCGCCCGGCAGGTCGGCGTCGACCACATCGTCGTCGCCCTCAACAAGGCCGACGCCGTCGACGACGGTGAGGACGCTGAGCTCACCGACCTCGTCGAGCTCGAGGTCCGCGACCTGCTCTCCGCACACGGGTACGGCGGGGACTGTGTCCCTGTCGTACGCGTATCCGGGCTCAAGGCCCTGGAGGGCGACCCGCGGTGGACGGCCTCCATCGAGGCGCTGCTCGACGCCGTCGACACCTATGTGCCGATGCCCGAGAGGTATCTCGACGCGCCCTTCCTGCTGCCCGTCGAGAACACCTTCACGATCACTGGTCGCGGCACCGTCGTCACCGGCGCCGTCGAGCGCGGCAGCGTCAAGGTCGGCGACCGCGTGGAGGTGCTCGGCGCGGACACGGAGACGGTCGTTACCGGCCTAGAGACCTTCGGTAAGCCTATGGACTCCGCGCAGGCCGGGGACAACGTCGCGCTGCTGCTGCGCGGCGTGCCCCGCGACGCGGTGCGCCGCGGGCACATCGTCGCGGCGCCCGGCAGCGCCACGCCGAGCCGTCGCTTCTCCGCGCAGGTGTACGTCCTGTCGGCGGGCGAGGGCGGCCGCTCGACGCCCGTCACGACCGGGTACCGGCCGCAGTTCTACATCCGCACCGCAGACGTGGTCGGCGACGTCGACCTCGGCGAAACGGCCGTCGCCCGCCCCGGCGACACCGTCACGATGACCGTCGAGCTCGGCCGTGAGCTGCCCCTGGAGCCGGGCCTCGGCTTCGCGATCCGCGAGGGCGGACGCACCGTCGGCGCGGGCACCGTGACCGAGGTCTTCAGCTAG
- a CDS encoding MFS transporter, whose translation MDGPKPTSSSPRGIVATLALAGTVAAVMQTLVTPLIGELPRILDTSSSNASWVITATLLSAAVFTPVSGRLGDLYGKRRMLLVSCVPLLIGSVVCALTSSVGPMIVGRGLQGMGMGVVPLGISLLRDVVPPEKLSSSIALVSASMGIGGGLGLPISAGIAEYASWRVLFWGAAALALLIGAMIWFLVPATPAGAQGQRFDFVGALGLGAGLVCLLLGVSKGADWGWSSGTTLGLLGAAVLVLLVWGWWELRSRDPLVDLRTTARPRVLLTNVASVLVGFGMYAQALILPQLLQLPEDTGYGLGQSMFAMGMWMAPAGLMMMVVSPIGGKLTVARGPKFTLVTGALVISVGYGLAMPLMGSTWGLLVVSLVANSGVGLAYGAMPALIMSAVPRSETAAANSFNTLMRSLGTSFSAAVAGVVLAQLTITMGGHVLPSENGFRVGLLIGCGVALAAAAVAAMIPAVRPVVAEDDGVGRDAGEAARARA comes from the coding sequence ATGGACGGCCCCAAGCCGACCTCCAGCAGCCCGCGCGGCATCGTCGCCACGCTCGCGCTGGCCGGCACCGTCGCCGCGGTCATGCAGACCCTGGTGACCCCGCTCATCGGCGAGCTGCCGCGGATCCTGGACACCAGTTCGTCCAACGCGTCCTGGGTGATCACCGCGACGCTGCTCTCGGCGGCCGTCTTCACCCCGGTCAGCGGTCGGCTCGGCGACCTCTACGGCAAGCGCCGGATGCTGCTCGTGTCCTGCGTGCCGCTGCTGATCGGCTCCGTGGTCTGCGCCCTGACCTCCTCGGTCGGCCCGATGATCGTGGGCCGTGGACTGCAGGGCATGGGCATGGGGGTGGTGCCGCTCGGCATCAGCCTGCTGCGCGACGTGGTCCCGCCGGAGAAGCTCAGCTCGTCCATCGCGCTGGTCAGCGCGTCGATGGGGATCGGCGGCGGACTCGGTCTGCCGATATCGGCGGGCATCGCCGAGTACGCGAGCTGGCGGGTGCTCTTCTGGGGCGCGGCTGCCCTCGCGCTGCTGATCGGCGCGATGATCTGGTTCCTGGTGCCCGCCACTCCCGCGGGCGCCCAGGGTCAGCGCTTCGACTTCGTCGGCGCCCTCGGCCTGGGTGCCGGGCTCGTCTGTCTGCTCCTCGGCGTATCCAAGGGGGCCGACTGGGGCTGGAGTTCGGGCACCACGCTCGGCCTGCTCGGCGCCGCGGTGCTGGTGCTGCTCGTCTGGGGCTGGTGGGAACTGCGCTCCCGCGACCCGCTGGTGGACCTGCGCACCACGGCCCGCCCCCGCGTCCTGCTGACCAACGTGGCATCGGTCCTCGTCGGATTCGGCATGTACGCGCAGGCGCTGATCCTTCCTCAGCTGTTGCAGTTGCCTGAGGACACTGGTTACGGGCTCGGGCAGTCGATGTTCGCCATGGGCATGTGGATGGCTCCGGCGGGTCTGATGATGATGGTGGTGTCGCCGATCGGCGGAAAGCTGACCGTTGCGCGGGGCCCCAAGTTCACGTTGGTCACGGGCGCTCTGGTGATCTCGGTCGGATACGGGCTCGCGATGCCGCTGATGGGCTCCACCTGGGGCCTGCTCGTCGTGTCCCTGGTCGCCAACAGCGGTGTGGGCCTGGCGTACGGGGCGATGCCCGCGCTCATCATGAGCGCGGTGCCCAGGTCCGAGACCGCGGCGGCGAACAGCTTCAACACCCTGATGCGCTCGCTGGGCACCTCGTTCTCCGCCGCGGTGGCCGGTGTGGTCCTCGCCCAGCTCACCATCACGATGGGCGGCCATGTGCTGCCCTCCGAGAACGGCTTCCGCGTCGGCCTGTTGATCGGCTGCGGCGTCGCGCTGGCCGCGGCGGCGGTGGCCGCGATGATTCCGGCGGTACGACCTGTCGTGGCGGAGGACGACGGGGTGGGGCGGGATGCCGGGGAGGCGGCCCGGGCGCGGGCCTGA
- a CDS encoding undecaprenyl-diphosphate phosphatase, whose amino-acid sequence MSWLESFILGLVQGLTEFLPISSSAHLRLTAAFAGWHDPGAAFTAITQIGTEAAVLIYFRKDIARILSAWFGSLFGKVPRSDHDAQMGWLVIVGSIPIGVLGVTFKDQIEGPFRDLRLIATTLIVMGIVLGIADRLAARDETGGKHRAVRRRKDLKELGVKDGLIFGFCQAMALIPGVSRSGATISGGLLMGYTRESAARYSFLLAIPAVLASGVFELKDAGEGHVAWGPTIFATIVAFVVGYAVIAWFMKFITTKSFMPFVYYRVLLGIVLIVLVGMGVLSPHAGESAG is encoded by the coding sequence ATGTCTTGGCTTGAATCCTTCATCCTCGGGCTCGTCCAGGGGCTGACCGAGTTCCTCCCGATCTCCTCCAGCGCGCACCTGCGGCTCACCGCGGCGTTCGCGGGCTGGCACGATCCCGGGGCCGCGTTCACGGCGATCACCCAGATCGGCACGGAGGCCGCCGTGCTCATCTACTTCCGCAAGGACATCGCGCGGATCCTGTCGGCATGGTTCGGCTCGCTGTTCGGCAAGGTGCCGCGCTCCGACCACGACGCGCAGATGGGCTGGCTGGTCATCGTCGGCTCGATCCCGATCGGCGTCCTCGGCGTGACGTTCAAGGACCAGATCGAGGGCCCCTTCCGCGACCTCCGCCTGATCGCCACGACGCTCATCGTGATGGGCATCGTCCTCGGCATCGCCGACCGCCTCGCAGCCCGCGACGAAACGGGCGGCAAGCACCGCGCCGTACGCCGCCGCAAGGACCTCAAGGAACTCGGCGTCAAGGACGGCCTGATCTTCGGCTTCTGCCAGGCGATGGCCCTGATCCCGGGCGTCTCCCGCTCGGGCGCCACGATCAGCGGCGGCCTCCTGATGGGCTACACCCGCGAGTCCGCGGCCCGCTACTCCTTCCTCCTCGCCATCCCCGCCGTCCTGGCCTCCGGCGTCTTCGAACTGAAGGACGCGGGCGAGGGCCACGTCGCCTGGGGCCCCACGATCTTCGCCACGATCGTGGCGTTCGTGGTCGGCTACGCGGTGATCGCCTGGTTCATGAAGTTCATTACGACGAAGAGCTTCATGCCGTTCGTCTACTACCGGGTGCTGCTGGGCATTGTGCTGATCGTGCTGGTCGGCATGGGGGTTTTGAGCCCGCACGCGGGCGAGTCGGCGGGGTGA
- a CDS encoding winged helix-turn-helix transcriptional regulator, with protein sequence MKDPRPCSIADALALVGEKYSLLVLREVCLGNERFDQLVRNIGAPRDILATRLRRLVEAGVLEKTAYSERPQRFLYRPTPAGLELEPVLMTLMAWGDRHLRGAEGPPMVLEHSCGHELVPVVTCSACGDAVHHDDLAAHPQTPGWSTTGPTAP encoded by the coding sequence ATGAAGGATCCGCGCCCCTGCTCCATCGCCGACGCACTCGCCCTGGTCGGCGAGAAGTACTCCCTGCTCGTCCTTCGCGAGGTGTGCCTCGGCAACGAGCGCTTCGACCAGCTGGTGCGCAACATCGGCGCCCCCCGGGACATCCTCGCGACGCGGCTGCGCCGCCTGGTGGAGGCGGGCGTCCTGGAGAAGACCGCCTACAGTGAGCGCCCGCAGCGCTTCCTGTACCGGCCCACCCCGGCGGGCCTCGAACTGGAGCCCGTCCTGATGACCCTCATGGCCTGGGGCGACCGCCATCTACGCGGCGCCGAAGGACCCCCGATGGTCCTGGAGCACTCCTGCGGCCACGAACTGGTCCCCGTCGTGACGTGTTCCGCCTGCGGCGACGCGGTCCACCACGACGACCTGGCCGCGCATCCGCAGACGCCGGGCTGGTCGACGACGGGCCCGACGGCGCCCTGA
- a CDS encoding TVP38/TMEM64 family protein, which translates to MLETVTTRPQGLAVRCTRALLSPWSRLSLLVVLLAAAGTCVLLFEPQRLLSDGWPAQLGGAAAVTLFAVAYGACTAAFVPRPLLNLAAGALFGTAAGLGAAIAGTVLGAGIAFGLGRILGQDALRPLLRGKWLKAADGQLSSHGFRSMLAVRLFPGVPFAAANYCAAVSRMGWLPFLLATGIGSVPNTAAYVVAGARASTPTSPVFLIAMGFIAVTGLGGALVAWFKRHHLRGH; encoded by the coding sequence ATGCTCGAGACCGTCACCACCCGACCGCAGGGCCTCGCCGTGCGCTGCACCAGGGCGTTGCTCTCGCCGTGGTCGCGGCTGTCCCTGCTGGTGGTGCTGCTCGCCGCGGCCGGTACGTGCGTCCTGCTCTTCGAACCGCAGCGGCTGCTCTCCGACGGCTGGCCCGCCCAGCTCGGCGGCGCCGCGGCGGTGACCCTGTTCGCCGTGGCGTACGGAGCCTGCACCGCCGCGTTCGTGCCCCGGCCGCTCCTGAACCTCGCGGCGGGCGCCCTCTTCGGTACGGCGGCGGGGCTCGGCGCGGCGATCGCCGGCACCGTGCTCGGCGCCGGGATCGCCTTCGGCCTCGGCAGGATCCTCGGCCAGGACGCGCTGCGGCCGCTGCTGCGGGGCAAGTGGCTGAAGGCCGCGGACGGCCAGCTCAGCAGCCACGGCTTCCGTTCCATGCTGGCGGTGCGGCTCTTCCCCGGCGTGCCGTTCGCCGCGGCCAACTACTGTGCGGCGGTCTCCCGCATGGGCTGGTTGCCGTTCCTTCTGGCCACGGGCATCGGCTCGGTTCCCAACACCGCGGCGTACGTCGTCGCGGGCGCCCGCGCGTCGACGCCGACGTCGCCGGTGTTCCTGATCGCGATGGGGTTCATCGCGGTGACCGGGCTCGGCGGGGCGCTGGTGGCGTGGTTCAAACGACACCACCTGCGCGGCCACTGA
- a CDS encoding MarR family winged helix-turn-helix transcriptional regulator, with the protein MGRATHRVEYEQMLLGRYLHLHKSKGRRADSTLDRSAYILLSRIRMQGPMTIGQLGDAFGLDTSTLNRQTAAAVRGGLIDRIPDPDGGMARKFRITAEGERRLDAEREGITQSLDRIMAEWGDEDIEAFAGYLKRFNTDIERIEGRPWPRP; encoded by the coding sequence ATGGGCAGGGCCACGCACCGGGTCGAGTACGAGCAGATGCTGCTCGGCCGCTACCTGCACCTGCACAAGTCGAAGGGGCGGCGGGCCGACAGCACCCTGGACCGCAGCGCGTACATCCTGCTCAGCCGCATCCGCATGCAGGGCCCGATGACCATCGGCCAGCTCGGCGACGCGTTCGGCCTCGACACCTCCACGCTCAACCGGCAGACCGCCGCGGCCGTCCGGGGCGGGCTCATCGACCGCATCCCGGACCCGGACGGCGGCATGGCCCGCAAGTTCCGCATCACCGCCGAGGGCGAGCGGCGCCTGGACGCGGAACGCGAAGGGATCACCCAGAGCCTGGATCGCATCATGGCCGAGTGGGGCGACGAGGACATCGAGGCCTTCGCCGGTTACCTCAAGCGCTTCAACACGGACATCGAACGCATCGAAGGGCGGCCGTGGCCACGTCCGTGA
- a CDS encoding antibiotic biosynthesis monooxygenase family protein, whose product MATLQSLDPSTPMFAQFEEKTGPIVLANTFVVPKERTDAFLSLFRRQAEFMKAQPGFVSLQMHKGTAGSQLLMNVAVWESTEALATALGSPEFQRMAADFPDDIVSYPHIFERIDA is encoded by the coding sequence ATGGCCACGTTGCAGAGCCTGGACCCGAGTACGCCGATGTTCGCGCAGTTCGAGGAGAAGACCGGGCCCATCGTCCTGGCCAACACCTTCGTCGTTCCGAAGGAGAGGACCGACGCGTTCCTGAGCCTCTTTCGGAGGCAGGCGGAGTTCATGAAGGCTCAGCCGGGATTCGTCTCCCTGCAGATGCACAAGGGAACGGCAGGCAGCCAGCTACTGATGAACGTCGCGGTCTGGGAGTCGACCGAGGCACTCGCCACCGCGCTCGGCAGCCCGGAGTTCCAGCGCATGGCGGCTGATTTCCCCGACGACATCGTCTCGTATCCGCACATCTTCGAGCGCATCGACGCATGA